The genomic window AAACGGCCGGAATATGTCGCTACTGTAGTGCGGGTTTATCGCCAGGCTCTGGACCGCCTGGCGGCCGGGGCCTTCCAGGTAACAGCTGAGGAGAAAAAAGATCTGGCCCAGATTTTTAACCGGGATTTCACCCGCGGCTATTTTGCCGGCAATCCCGGGGCAGAACTGATGAGTTATAAACGGCCCAATAACCGGGGCCTGAAAATCGGCCGGGTGTCCCGGGTGGATCGGGCCAAACGCCGGTTTGAGCTGGTCCTGGAGGAACCCCTGCGGGTAGGGGACGGTCTGGAAATCTGGGTCAAAATAGGCGGACGGCTGGGGCTGACCAGTCCGGTGGCGGCAGCTGCCGGAGAAAAGGTCTGGTTACCCAGTCCAGGCCAGGTCAGTGTAGGTGACCGGGTCTTCAAGACCCTGGATATAGATTTGATGGAACGGGCCCGCAGGGAAGTTAAACCCCTGCCGGTAACGGTACAGGTAGAGGGGTCAGTGGGACAGCCGTTACACCTGGTCTATCTGGATGAACAGGGGAACCGGGGGGAAGCCTGGACAGCGGAACCAGCCCAGCAGGCCCAGAAGCGTCCCCTGACCGAGGAGGTACTGTGGCAGCAGCTGGGACGCCTGGGCAACACCCCCTATCAGCTGGTAGGGCTGGAGGCCCGGCTGCAAGGGGAGTGTATGGTGCCTCTCAGCTTGCTCAATGAGGCTCGCCGCCAGGCTATATCCCGCTTGACGGCAGCACGGCTTAAACCCTGGGCCAGACCGGCAGCACCGGCAGCGGACTGGCAGCCTTTACTCCGGCAAGAGAGCCGCAACCAGGGCAGACCCCTGCTCACCGTCCAGGTAGCCAGCTGGTCAGGGGCGGAAGCGGCCCTGGTCGCCGGGGCGGACCTGGTCTATCTGGGTGCAGAATGGTGGCGGCACCAGCGGGAAAAAGCGGATTGGGCGCAACTGCCCGGAATGGAGCGGCTCTGGCTGGCTACTCCCCGCATTCTGCAGGAGGGAGAATGGCAGGGGTATATTCCCTGGCTGGAGCAGATCTTGCAACAACGGCCCCCTGCCGGTTTGCTGGTCAGCAACCTGGGCTTGCTCCACTGGTTGCGGGCCCAGGGCTACCAGGGCGAATTAGTAGCAGACTGGCCCTTAAATGCCTTTAATCAAGTCACAGTCCAGATCTTGCAGCAGCTGGGAGCCAGCCGCATCACCCTTTCCCCGGAACTGACGGGGGAACAGGTAATGGAGCTGGCGGCCACGGGCTTGCCGCTGGAGGTCCTGGTTCACGGCCATATTACCATGATGGTTTCCGAATATTGTGCAGTGGGCAGTTTGCTGGGGGGACGGCGGCCCGGCAAAAAGTGTTCCCAGCCCTGTCGCCAGGGAACTTACGGGCTGAAAGACCGCCTCAATCTGGTGTTCCCCTTGCGCATGGACCAGTTCTGTCACATGCATGTTTTTAATCCCAGGGAACTGGCTTTGCTGGATGAATTGCCCCTTCCCGGCCTGTCCGGGCTCAAAGCCCTGCGGCTGGATTTGCGTTTAGCAGATTCCGAGAAAATCCGGCAGGTGGTGGCGGTTTACCGGCAGGCTCTGGCCGGAAAGGTGCTGCCTCAGGCCCGGGAATTCCTGCAAAAACTCAGTCCGGGCGGTTTGACCAAAGGCCACTGGTACCGGGGGGTATTGCAGGTGGAAGAGGAGGAAAAGGATTAAGACAATGAACAATCGCGCTCTGGAAAAACTGGAATACAGCAAAATCATCGCCCAGTTGGCCGATTGCACCATGAGCAACCTGGGCCGGGAGCTGGCGGAAAACCTGTTACCCACTACCGAGGAGGCGGAAATTCGCCGCCGCCAGCAGGAGACTCAGGAAGCCCGGGAATTGTTGCGCGTGTATCCCGATCTGCCCTGGTCCGGTTTAAAAGACCCGCGTCAGGCTGTGGGCCGGGCCAAACGGGGCGCGGTGCTGGCTCCGGAGGAACTGCTGGCTGTTGCAGACAGCATGCGGGCCAGCCGCCGCTTGAAGCGCTTTTTTGCAGAACTGAAGGAACATTATCCGCTGCTCCAGGAATATGCCGCTAACCTGGCCAGCTTTAAACCGGTCGAGGATGCCATTTACCGCGCGATTTTACCGGGCGGGGAAGTGGCTGATGAAGCTTCTCCCCGGCTGGCTGCCCTGCGGCGGCAGATTCGCAGCCATAGTGTCCGGGTGAAGGAAAAACTGGAACAGATTATCCGTTCCCCGGAATGGCAGAAAATGCTGCAGGACCCCATTGTCACCCAGCGGGGGGACCGCTATGTGGTGCCGGTGAAAAATGAATATCGCGGCCAGTTCCCCGGTCTGATCCATGACCAGTCAGGCAGCGGGGCGACCCTGTTTATTGAACCCATGGCCGTGGTGGAAATCAATAATGATCTGAAAAGGCTGAAGGCGGAAGAGGAAGAGGAAATTGAACGCATTCTGCAGGAACTGACGGCCCGGGTGGTGGCGGAAATTGACCAGCTGGAACTGGCGGTGGAGGCCCTGGCCCATCTGGATTTTGCCCTGGCCAAAGGGACTTTGAGCCAGCGCTGGGATGGCGTAGGGCCAAAACTGAACCGGGATGGCTATATTTACATTAAAGGCGGGCGCCATCCTTTAATCAAAGGCCGGGTAGTGCCGGTTACCATCTGGCTGGGCCGGGATTTCACCACCCTGATTATCACCGGGCCCAATACCGGCGGTAAAACTGTGACTCTAAAGACAGTAGGCCTGTTTGTGATTCTGGCTCAGGCGGGCTTGCATCTGCCCGCTGAGCTGGGAACGGAAATTGGCCTCTATCAGCAGATTTTTTGCGATATCGGGGATGAGCAAAGCATCGAACAATCCCTCTCCACATTTTCTTCCCATATGACCAATATCATCTCCATTCTGGCCGAGGCTGACCGGGATAGTTTGGTTTTGCTGGATGAGCTGGGGGCAGGTACCGATCCAGCGGAAGGAGCGGCTCTGGCCCAGGCCATTCTGGAAGAGCTGCATCGGCGGGGAGCCAAAACCATCGCTACTACCCACTACAGCCAGCTCAAAACCTTTGCCTTCAGCCAGCCAGGGATTGAAAATGCCAGTGTGGAGTTTGATGTCAATACCCTGCAGCCTACTTACCGTTTGCTCATCGGTCAGCCGGGGAGTTCCAATGCCCTGCAAATTGCCGCCCGGCTGGGGCTGGCTCCGGAGCTGGTGGAACGGGCCCGTTCCTTTATGAGCAAGGCGGAAACGGAAATGGCCGATCTGATCCAGAGCCTGGAGGCCAGCCAGCGGGCAGCAGAAGCGGAACGCCAGGAAGCCGAGCGGTTGCGCCGGGAAAGCGAGCGCCTGCGGCAGGAGTATGCGCAGCTCAAGGAAAAACTGGAGGCTCAGCGGGAACGGATTCTGGCCAGAGCCCGGGAAGAGGCCTGGGCGGAGGTGAAAAAGGCCCGCCAGGAGGCGGAAAATATCGTGGCAGAGTTGAAGGCCCGACTGGCAGAGGCGCCTTCGGCCCAGACCTTGCAAGCAGCCTATGATGCCCGTTCCCGTTTACGCAAATTGCAAGCGGACAAGGCTGTCACCCCGACAACCCCGTCTGTTGCTACCGGAGGCAGACCACCGCGGGAGCTGGAAGTGGGGGACCGGGTCAAGGTCTTGAGTTTAAACCAGGAAGGCACTGTGGTCGGTGGGATAAAACCCGGTGTTAGTGCCGTAGTTCAGGTAGGAGCCCTGAAAATGACGGTACGCTGGGAGGATCTGCGCTTGCGGGCCGGTTCTGATCCGGAAGCGGGGCAAGTGCAGGGGGCAGGCAGCCTCATGTCGGCCAAAACCGCTGCTATCAAGCGGGAACTGGATTTAAGGGGCATGACGGTCGATGAGGCTCTTTATGAACTGGAAAAATATCTGGATAACGCCCTGGTGGCCGGACTGAACCAGGTCTATGTCATCCATGGCAAAGGGACAGGGGCTTTGCGCAAAGCCATCACCCAGGCGTTAAAAGAACATCCACGGGTAAAAAATTACCGTCACGGTGCAGCCAATGAGGGCGGCATCGGCGTGACGGTAGTCGAGTTATAATTTCCTATTCCCGGTCCCTTCCGGCCATTTTACCCAGCATGTAAACCAGGGGAATAGTGGCCAGAT from Carboxydocella sporoproducens DSM 16521 includes these protein-coding regions:
- a CDS encoding DUF3656 domain-containing U32 family peptidase — its product is MKLPELLAPVGSWEALEAAVANGADAVYLGGKNFSARQYAANFDRQELGEALDFAHLRGVKVFVAVNTLVADQELPEALDYLGFLYERGADAVILQDLGLAALARKYLPDLELHASTQMTIHNAAGVRQLEELGFQRVVLAREVSWENMKRIRARTRAELEVFVHGALCICYSGQCLMSSLIGGRSGNRGRCAQPCRLQYTLVDQQGRELTAEEVGKHLLSPRDLNLVEDLPRLVEAGITSLKIEGRMKRPEYVATVVRVYRQALDRLAAGAFQVTAEEKKDLAQIFNRDFTRGYFAGNPGAELMSYKRPNNRGLKIGRVSRVDRAKRRFELVLEEPLRVGDGLEIWVKIGGRLGLTSPVAAAAGEKVWLPSPGQVSVGDRVFKTLDIDLMERARREVKPLPVTVQVEGSVGQPLHLVYLDEQGNRGEAWTAEPAQQAQKRPLTEEVLWQQLGRLGNTPYQLVGLEARLQGECMVPLSLLNEARRQAISRLTAARLKPWARPAAPAADWQPLLRQESRNQGRPLLTVQVASWSGAEAALVAGADLVYLGAEWWRHQREKADWAQLPGMERLWLATPRILQEGEWQGYIPWLEQILQQRPPAGLLVSNLGLLHWLRAQGYQGELVADWPLNAFNQVTVQILQQLGASRITLSPELTGEQVMELAATGLPLEVLVHGHITMMVSEYCAVGSLLGGRRPGKKCSQPCRQGTYGLKDRLNLVFPLRMDQFCHMHVFNPRELALLDELPLPGLSGLKALRLDLRLADSEKIRQVVAVYRQALAGKVLPQAREFLQKLSPGGLTKGHWYRGVLQVEEEEKD
- a CDS encoding endonuclease MutS2, giving the protein MNNRALEKLEYSKIIAQLADCTMSNLGRELAENLLPTTEEAEIRRRQQETQEARELLRVYPDLPWSGLKDPRQAVGRAKRGAVLAPEELLAVADSMRASRRLKRFFAELKEHYPLLQEYAANLASFKPVEDAIYRAILPGGEVADEASPRLAALRRQIRSHSVRVKEKLEQIIRSPEWQKMLQDPIVTQRGDRYVVPVKNEYRGQFPGLIHDQSGSGATLFIEPMAVVEINNDLKRLKAEEEEEIERILQELTARVVAEIDQLELAVEALAHLDFALAKGTLSQRWDGVGPKLNRDGYIYIKGGRHPLIKGRVVPVTIWLGRDFTTLIITGPNTGGKTVTLKTVGLFVILAQAGLHLPAELGTEIGLYQQIFCDIGDEQSIEQSLSTFSSHMTNIISILAEADRDSLVLLDELGAGTDPAEGAALAQAILEELHRRGAKTIATTHYSQLKTFAFSQPGIENASVEFDVNTLQPTYRLLIGQPGSSNALQIAARLGLAPELVERARSFMSKAETEMADLIQSLEASQRAAEAERQEAERLRRESERLRQEYAQLKEKLEAQRERILARAREEAWAEVKKARQEAENIVAELKARLAEAPSAQTLQAAYDARSRLRKLQADKAVTPTTPSVATGGRPPRELEVGDRVKVLSLNQEGTVVGGIKPGVSAVVQVGALKMTVRWEDLRLRAGSDPEAGQVQGAGSLMSAKTAAIKRELDLRGMTVDEALYELEKYLDNALVAGLNQVYVIHGKGTGALRKAITQALKEHPRVKNYRHGAANEGGIGVTVVEL